Proteins co-encoded in one Flavivirga eckloniae genomic window:
- a CDS encoding class I SAM-dependent methyltransferase, with the protein MKQNLNNFKVKDHSVSGEKFKLIINSEYGFLETSPQPSLEKLPDYYKSEDYISHTDSKRNLFEKVYHVIRKISLKKKLNLINSFSSEEKNLLDIGCGTGDFLQIAKQNNWNIFGIEPNDDARKIANKKTNNSVYKIEQLQKFDSNSFDVISLWHVLEHLPNLNEHINIFKKLLKPNGTLIIAVPNYKSYDAKYYKEFWAAYDVPRHLWHFDKTSISKLFSKVSMKLIKTKPMRYDAFYVSLLSEKYKHGKMNPIKGFWIGFISNLKAISTKESSSLIYILKNS; encoded by the coding sequence ATGAAACAAAATTTAAATAATTTTAAAGTAAAAGATCATTCCGTTTCTGGTGAAAAATTTAAGCTCATTATAAATTCTGAATATGGTTTTCTTGAAACTTCACCGCAACCTTCTTTAGAAAAATTACCGGATTATTATAAAAGTGAAGACTATATTTCTCATACAGATTCAAAACGAAATTTGTTTGAAAAAGTATATCATGTGATCAGAAAAATTTCATTGAAAAAGAAATTGAATTTGATTAATTCTTTTTCATCAGAAGAAAAAAACCTGTTAGATATTGGATGCGGAACTGGTGATTTTTTACAAATTGCAAAACAAAATAATTGGAATATTTTTGGAATCGAACCAAATGATGATGCTCGAAAAATAGCAAATAAAAAAACAAACAATTCAGTTTATAAAATTGAACAACTTCAAAAATTTGATTCAAATAGTTTCGATGTTATTTCTCTATGGCACGTTCTAGAACATTTACCAAATTTAAATGAACATATAAATATCTTTAAAAAATTATTAAAACCAAATGGTACTTTAATAATAGCTGTTCCTAATTACAAATCGTACGACGCAAAATATTATAAAGAATTTTGGGCTGCTTATGATGTACCTCGACATCTTTGGCATTTTGATAAAACATCAATTTCTAAATTATTTTCTAAAGTTTCAATGAAGCTGATAAAAACTAAACCCATGCGTTATGATGCATTTTATGTAAGTCTACTTTCTGAAAAATACAAGCATGGAAAAATGAATCCGATAAAAGGATTTTGGATTGGATTTATTTCAAATTTAAAAGCAATAAGTACAAAAGAGTCTTCTTCCTTAATTTACATCCTTAAAAATAGCTAA
- a CDS encoding OmpH family outer membrane protein: MRNIAYVLLVAFVFTSCQKEKRIGFIDNGIVINDFQEKKDLETKFQAKEVAFRKKFDSIDQAFDLEVQKFQLEAKKMSQKKAQERYQELGQKKQLLDQQKQMEGQQFQQAFQAEIDSVIIRVKDFVKDYGKKNGYTYILGTSDAAANVLYGTDENDLTQTILDALNEDYKK; this comes from the coding sequence ATGAGAAATATAGCATACGTATTATTGGTAGCATTTGTTTTTACTTCTTGTCAAAAAGAAAAAAGAATAGGATTTATAGACAACGGAATTGTTATAAATGATTTTCAAGAAAAAAAAGATTTAGAAACTAAATTCCAAGCTAAAGAAGTTGCCTTTAGAAAAAAATTCGATAGCATTGACCAGGCTTTTGATTTAGAAGTACAGAAGTTTCAATTAGAGGCTAAAAAAATGTCTCAGAAAAAAGCTCAGGAAAGATACCAGGAATTGGGTCAGAAAAAACAACTACTAGATCAACAAAAACAAATGGAAGGTCAACAGTTTCAACAAGCCTTTCAAGCAGAAATTGATTCTGTGATAATAAGAGTAAAAGATTTTGTTAAGGATTATGGAAAGAAAAATGGTTACACATATATTTTAGGTACAAGTGATGCTGCAGCCAATGTTTTATATGGTACAGATGAAAACGATCTTACACAAACTATTTTAGACGCTTTAAACGAGGATTACAAAAAATAA